The Acidobacteriota bacterium genome has a window encoding:
- a CDS encoding NADH-quinone oxidoreductase subunit I: MQAVKTQAAKRTLGQLIRRLLLLDLFKGLMVTFKYNARALYEPRDGGNPNQAIYTEQYPLEPARVSERFRGAPRLNLDPENGTTLCIACDLCALVCPVDCIEVGSLRREVRDGEKVNKKKVLTTFIFDTSRCMFCNLCVEACPTDCLELTQSFELAVYHRAGFRWDREMLEKGINYVRYAK; this comes from the coding sequence ATGCAAGCAGTAAAGACACAAGCAGCGAAGCGCACCCTCGGCCAGTTGATCAGAAGGCTATTGTTGCTCGATCTGTTCAAGGGCTTGATGGTCACGTTCAAGTACAACGCCAGAGCGCTGTATGAGCCGCGCGACGGCGGCAACCCTAACCAGGCGATCTACACCGAGCAGTATCCGCTCGAGCCTGCGCGGGTGTCCGAGAGATTTCGCGGCGCGCCTCGGTTGAATCTCGATCCTGAAAACGGCACGACTCTGTGCATCGCGTGCGATCTTTGCGCGCTCGTATGCCCGGTCGATTGCATCGAGGTCGGTTCGTTGCGCCGCGAGGTTCGCGACGGCGAGAAAGTGAACAAGAAGAAGGTGCTGACCACCTTTATCTTCGACACGTCGCGATGCATGTTTTGCAACCTGTGCGTCGAAGCCTGTCCGACGGATTGCCTCGAGCTTACGCAGAGCTTTGAGCTTGCGGTCTATCATCGCGCAGGCTTCCGGTGGGACCGCGAGATGCTCGAGAAGGGCATCAACTATGTGCGCTATGCGAAATAG
- the nuoH gene encoding NADH-quinone oxidoreductase subunit NuoH encodes MQAILATLLFVAPDWVVSLTGERRPNAFLAEYIVWPAIQIVVVLFIVLTLVAYLVYLERKVSAFMQARLGPMRVGPWGLLQPLADGIKLLLKEDIIPIKADRAVFIIAPIVSVVAALVVLAVIPWGAAWATIANVNIGLLFILAVSSVGVLGLVLAGWGSNSKYSLLGALRSSAQMVSYEIGMGLSLIGALMFARTLSMSGIIDAQKADGVWYILFQPLGFLVYAISALGETNRAPFDLPEAESELVAGYHTEYSGFRWALFFMAEYSAMIVTSAVAVTVFLGGWQFPGLSLITNPTLFVFLSILVFAAKIFALIYVYMWFRWTWPRYRYDQLMELGWKWMIPAGLANIVLTGIWFVLAMPKSQGGLLGLMHEEKGRLIPTRYAGIIYFIVTGFVITVPIVWGLLATINRRSRDFNLHDQRQLQMQLRRERLEKMLQQGGEAQPAETGGQ; translated from the coding sequence ATGCAAGCCATCCTAGCAACTCTGCTTTTCGTCGCGCCCGATTGGGTCGTGAGCTTGACCGGCGAGCGGCGGCCAAATGCGTTCTTGGCCGAGTACATAGTGTGGCCAGCCATTCAGATCGTAGTCGTACTGTTCATCGTCCTGACTCTGGTTGCATACCTTGTCTATCTCGAGCGCAAGGTGTCGGCGTTCATGCAGGCGCGGCTCGGGCCGATGCGCGTGGGGCCGTGGGGATTGCTTCAGCCGCTTGCGGACGGAATCAAGCTTCTGCTCAAAGAGGACATCATCCCGATCAAAGCGGACCGCGCCGTATTCATCATCGCCCCGATCGTTTCGGTTGTCGCGGCGCTGGTGGTGCTGGCGGTTATCCCGTGGGGCGCCGCCTGGGCTACAATCGCCAACGTCAACATCGGACTCCTGTTCATACTCGCGGTGTCATCGGTCGGCGTGTTAGGTCTGGTGCTCGCGGGTTGGGGGTCGAACTCGAAGTACTCGTTGCTTGGCGCGCTTCGCTCATCGGCTCAGATGGTAAGCTACGAAATCGGGATGGGCCTTTCGCTCATCGGAGCATTGATGTTTGCAAGGACGCTTTCGATGTCGGGCATCATCGACGCTCAGAAGGCTGACGGCGTCTGGTACATCCTCTTTCAGCCGCTCGGTTTTCTTGTTTATGCCATCAGCGCGCTGGGCGAAACCAACCGGGCGCCGTTTGATTTACCGGAAGCCGAATCGGAACTGGTCGCCGGTTATCACACCGAGTATTCGGGTTTCCGGTGGGCGCTCTTTTTCATGGCCGAATACTCGGCGATGATCGTCACGTCAGCGGTCGCGGTGACGGTCTTTCTCGGCGGATGGCAGTTTCCAGGGCTAAGCCTGATAACGAACCCGACTCTGTTTGTGTTCCTGAGCATCCTGGTATTCGCGGCGAAGATATTCGCTTTGATCTATGTGTATATGTGGTTCCGCTGGACGTGGCCGCGCTACCGCTATGACCAGTTGATGGAGCTCGGGTGGAAGTGGATGATACCCGCCGGCCTCGCTAACATAGTATTGACCGGAATCTGGTTCGTGCTCGCGATGCCGAAGTCGCAAGGCGGCCTGCTCGGGTTGATGCACGAGGAAAAAGGCCGGTTGATCCCGACCAGGTATGCGGGCATTATTTATTTCATCGTCACCGGCTTCGTCATTACCGTTCCAATTGTTTGGGGACTGCTGGCGACGATCAACCGCCGGTCGCGTGACTTCAACTTGCACGACCAGCGCCAGCTTCAGATGCAGCTTCGGCGCGAGCGGCTGGAGAAGATGCTGCAACAAGGCGGCGAGGCCCAACCGGCAGAAACCGGCGGCCAATAG
- a CDS encoding NADH-quinone oxidoreductase subunit D — protein sequence MQEQQVPKGQETLFDAEEMVLNMGPQHPSTHGVLRVILKLDGETVVGLDCDIGFLHRGVEKIGEHDTYAMITPYWDRLDYVAAVSNDLCYVEGVEKMLQVEVPKRAEYLRVILTELQRIASHLLWLGTHAMDIGAVTVLLYCFREREEILKIFEDFIGARLTAHAFRIGGLWWDAYPEFEARVRAFLKILPGRIDEYETLLNANRIWLQRTVGIGILPAEEAINLSLTGPALRGSGVKYDVRKAQPYSAYADFNFEIPIGENGDTYDRYLVRMEELKQSALIIEQALDGLPDGPVMAKVPKIIKPPVGEIYHSIEGPKGELGVYMVSDGTGKPYRMRIRPPSYINLQSLKRMSIGHLVADVVALIGTLDIVLGEVDR from the coding sequence ATGCAGGAACAGCAAGTACCAAAAGGACAAGAAACGCTCTTCGACGCCGAAGAGATGGTGCTCAACATGGGCCCGCAGCACCCGTCTACTCACGGAGTGCTGCGAGTGATCTTGAAGCTCGACGGCGAGACAGTAGTTGGTCTCGACTGTGATATCGGCTTCCTCCATCGAGGCGTCGAGAAGATCGGCGAGCACGACACCTACGCTATGATCACGCCTTACTGGGACCGGCTCGATTACGTAGCCGCGGTATCCAACGATCTTTGCTACGTCGAAGGCGTCGAGAAAATGCTCCAGGTGGAAGTGCCCAAGCGAGCCGAATACCTGCGGGTCATCCTCACCGAGCTTCAGCGCATCGCGTCGCACCTTCTTTGGTTGGGAACGCACGCGATGGACATCGGCGCGGTCACCGTGCTGCTTTACTGCTTTCGCGAGCGCGAAGAGATACTCAAGATATTCGAAGACTTCATCGGCGCGCGGCTCACCGCGCATGCGTTCCGCATAGGCGGCTTGTGGTGGGACGCGTACCCGGAGTTCGAAGCGCGAGTGCGTGCGTTTCTCAAAATACTGCCCGGACGCATAGACGAGTATGAGACGCTGTTGAACGCAAATCGAATCTGGCTGCAGCGAACCGTCGGCATCGGCATTCTTCCGGCCGAAGAAGCCATCAACCTCAGCTTGACCGGCCCGGCGTTGCGCGGATCGGGAGTCAAGTATGATGTGCGAAAAGCGCAGCCCTACTCAGCGTACGCCGATTTCAATTTTGAAATACCCATCGGCGAGAACGGCGATACATACGATCGCTACCTTGTTCGCATGGAAGAGCTGAAGCAGTCGGCGCTGATCATCGAGCAGGCGCTCGACGGATTGCCCGATGGTCCGGTGATGGCCAAGGTGCCAAAGATAATAAAGCCGCCGGTCGGCGAGATATATCACTCGATCGAAGGGCCCAAGGGCGAGCTCGGCGTGTACATGGTGAGCGATGGAACGGGCAAGCCTTACCGGATGCGCATTCGTCCGCCGTCTTACATCAATCTGCAATCGCTAAAGCGAATGTCCATCGGCCACCTGGTAGCCGATGTCGTAGCCCTCATCGGGACGCTCGATATAGTGCTTGGGGAAGTGGATAGGTGA
- a CDS encoding NADH-quinone oxidoreductase subunit C — translation MGDETKDTSNQSADKGSSTDKSDAGQPDISGSKEQATGAGEGAESQRTSQPDAASGQEKEPTSEEAGTAKPSPPPAAAAKPAPPKAAPAAGHKPAPPPKKGPVVTVDIASDPLIDRIRERFAGAVTEAVATLGQQIIRVKKETLVELCRFLHDDQEALFDMCTDLTAIHWPERAGQEFDVVILLYSVPKNRRLRVKVSLADGEICPSLTPIWAGANWMEREVFDMFGIIFEGHPDLRRILLPSDWPGHPLRKEYPIEYRDNAWTDEHLDYREIDYDTSLIDVKYAERR, via the coding sequence ATGGGAGACGAGACTAAGGACACATCCAATCAAAGCGCTGACAAAGGGTCTTCCACGGATAAGTCAGACGCGGGCCAACCAGACATCTCGGGAAGCAAGGAGCAGGCGACCGGAGCCGGTGAAGGCGCTGAATCACAGCGCACTTCCCAGCCTGACGCCGCCAGCGGACAAGAGAAAGAACCCACCTCCGAGGAGGCTGGAACCGCGAAACCGTCTCCTCCGCCTGCTGCTGCCGCGAAGCCCGCTCCCCCGAAAGCCGCTCCTGCAGCGGGTCACAAGCCGGCTCCTCCACCGAAGAAGGGTCCGGTAGTCACAGTCGACATCGCCAGTGATCCGTTAATCGACCGGATCCGCGAGCGGTTCGCCGGCGCGGTCACCGAGGCCGTGGCAACGCTCGGCCAGCAGATTATTCGCGTCAAAAAGGAAACGCTCGTCGAGCTTTGCCGCTTCCTGCACGATGACCAGGAGGCGCTCTTCGATATGTGCACCGATCTGACCGCCATTCACTGGCCGGAGCGCGCGGGCCAGGAGTTCGATGTCGTTATACTCCTATATTCGGTGCCAAAGAATCGCCGGCTTCGAGTGAAGGTCTCGCTGGCCGACGGCGAAATTTGCCCGAGCTTGACCCCGATATGGGCGGGCGCGAACTGGATGGAGCGCGAGGTCTTCGATATGTTCGGCATAATCTTCGAAGGCCATCCGGATCTCAGGCGCATACTGCTTCCATCGGACTGGCCGGGCCATCCGCTTCGCAAAGAGTACCCGATTGAATATCGAGACAACGCATGGACCGATGAGCATCTTGACTATCGCGAGATCGACTACGATACGAGCCTGATTGATGTGAAGTACGCTGAAAGAAGATAG
- a CDS encoding nuclear transport factor 2 family protein encodes MSTESKISVEEANTAFYRALESGVLGRMDDVWAHEDWVRCVHPGWDLLTGWNRVRESWEMIFESGQKLRATPSDVWVHTDGDFAWVTCTENITVFNESSFDSALAAATNLFIRSEGRWLMVHHHASPIPIVVPDNASDTIQ; translated from the coding sequence ATGAGTACTGAAAGCAAAATCTCTGTCGAAGAGGCTAACACGGCCTTCTATCGCGCGCTCGAATCCGGAGTGCTTGGGCGGATGGACGACGTGTGGGCTCACGAAGACTGGGTGAGGTGCGTGCACCCCGGATGGGACTTGTTGACTGGCTGGAATCGCGTGCGAGAAAGCTGGGAAATGATATTTGAGAGTGGACAGAAACTGCGGGCGACGCCGTCAGACGTATGGGTCCACACCGATGGGGACTTCGCCTGGGTGACCTGCACTGAAAACATCACGGTCTTCAATGAATCAAGCTTTGACTCCGCGCTGGCTGCGGCAACCAACCTTTTTATTCGAAGCGAGGGTCGCTGGCTGATGGTCCACCATCATGCGTCCCCGATCCCCATCGTCGTTCCCGACAACGCTTCGGACACGATTCAGTAG
- a CDS encoding TonB-dependent receptor produces the protein MTRRITSLLMLAALLTSSLAVSHAQTATATIVGTVLDPQGGVVANATVVARNVDTGIERTTKSTSEGLYRFGNLPPGVYDVRVDAQGFSKAEVKAVKLQVGEQRDVNFALLVSGATATVDITASDALVETGKTDVSSVIDSKQVATLPTTTSFNGIGGVANDYAGLAAIAPGVKYDLTTISSDLIGPGAVNNRGIQVNVDGGTISDQVVSGRDSLGASVEEVKEFQVLTNSYNAEYGQSGGVVLNVITKSGTNGFHGDGHYYTRGRNLTASNFFYNTSDAANFRRAPFHKYEGGFTAGGPFIKDRTFWFTSYEQTRQATPLQLTPPGGSINLTVPTKELLWSAKVDHKLSTNNSISARFNLQRDLTDNILVQIANFAAPESLVSAVIHDHTLNVSLTSTPTTHIVNEARFFWHHLLSATPTKSEQPGQLGANFYVGAAFCCPQGADQDRYQFIDNLSWTRGAHTVKTGVNISHFPYASLFTQFAFGLYRGFPRPAPNPGLPTQFQVGIGPARVNASDNIYGFYVQDTWKLKSNLTLNYGVRYDLEDGAFKGGTIKADVKGGCLQGNGIVPACSSDHNNFQPRVGLAWSPHYENGFMHTLFGNPEQTVIRGSFAEVTQLAYLNVSLDSLNFDGVNLFTTTFTQPSVLAFFPNRPPDSLLSTLRAPGFFGRLRPISNDLRNPEVRHFNASITRQIGRRLVLDVGYIGVLGFGLFGERDTNFPIIKADPRHPGFFYFGQRPDERLDAVRTNENSRTSAYHGLVVSATKRLSHHFQFQGGYVLSKQLSSSEDFFGLSEPGDVANIRAERALAQSDTRHQGNFGFVFDTERLSGRSVVKHIVNNWTIGAIGQLQSGRPYPVSTGDVPFATSAFFGAGNESQQRPNVLPDGTLISTNIASAFQTNLNVSEAGRAICNCPQTTFLAPADADPRGSVDTFSGDLVDFQFVNGNLVRNAGKGSPYIRFDMSFIKAFPIRERMRLEVKADVFNIFNHPLFLLFNTNDVLSLMAPSADPNCRVCLNAHTGRYIGRDGRELKIQDLQNGRVSRDLLTPNFGPSLQGLGDPAATDISRTVQVSMRFRW, from the coding sequence ATGACAAGACGTATCACAAGTCTACTGATGCTGGCTGCGTTGTTGACATCGTCACTCGCCGTCAGCCACGCCCAAACGGCCACTGCTACGATCGTAGGCACGGTTCTCGATCCACAGGGTGGCGTAGTAGCCAATGCCACCGTTGTAGCAAGGAACGTTGACACGGGGATCGAACGAACAACCAAATCGACCTCCGAAGGATTGTACAGGTTCGGCAACTTGCCGCCTGGTGTTTATGACGTGCGAGTTGATGCGCAGGGCTTTTCCAAAGCAGAAGTCAAAGCGGTCAAACTTCAGGTGGGGGAACAGCGAGATGTGAATTTCGCCCTGCTTGTCTCCGGCGCAACAGCGACTGTGGACATAACCGCGAGCGACGCTCTGGTAGAGACAGGGAAGACCGATGTTTCAAGTGTCATTGACAGCAAACAGGTTGCGACCCTTCCCACTACCACAAGCTTCAACGGCATTGGCGGCGTCGCCAACGACTACGCCGGCCTCGCAGCGATCGCACCGGGGGTCAAGTACGACTTGACCACCATCTCAAGCGACCTGATAGGTCCGGGAGCCGTGAACAACCGCGGTATCCAGGTAAACGTTGACGGCGGAACCATATCCGACCAGGTTGTCTCAGGGCGCGACTCGCTTGGGGCGTCGGTTGAAGAAGTGAAAGAGTTCCAGGTGCTGACCAACAGCTACAACGCCGAATATGGCCAGTCGGGCGGCGTCGTGCTCAACGTGATTACCAAGTCGGGAACGAACGGCTTTCACGGCGACGGGCATTACTACACCCGCGGCCGGAACTTGACGGCTTCCAACTTCTTCTACAACACAAGCGACGCCGCTAATTTCCGCCGCGCGCCGTTCCACAAGTACGAAGGCGGATTCACCGCGGGCGGGCCATTCATCAAGGACCGGACCTTCTGGTTCACCAGCTATGAGCAGACCCGCCAGGCAACGCCGCTTCAGTTGACCCCGCCGGGCGGCTCCATCAATCTCACAGTGCCGACAAAGGAATTGTTGTGGTCCGCGAAAGTTGACCATAAGCTTTCGACCAACAATAGCATCTCGGCGCGCTTCAATTTGCAGCGAGACTTGACCGACAACATACTGGTGCAGATTGCCAACTTTGCCGCGCCAGAGTCGCTGGTTTCCGCGGTAATCCACGATCACACGCTCAACGTCTCGTTGACCTCCACGCCGACGACACACATAGTCAACGAAGCGCGATTCTTCTGGCACCACCTCTTGAGCGCGACCCCAACAAAGAGCGAACAGCCCGGCCAGTTGGGCGCGAACTTTTATGTTGGAGCGGCGTTCTGCTGCCCGCAGGGCGCGGATCAGGATCGCTATCAGTTCATAGATAACCTGTCGTGGACGCGTGGTGCGCATACGGTGAAAACCGGCGTCAACATAAGCCACTTCCCGTATGCCTCACTGTTCACACAGTTCGCCTTTGGCCTGTACAGAGGCTTCCCGCGGCCTGCACCTAATCCCGGACTGCCGACTCAGTTCCAGGTCGGAATTGGCCCGGCGCGAGTCAACGCGAGCGATAACATCTACGGCTTCTACGTACAGGATACCTGGAAGCTGAAGTCGAACCTGACGCTCAACTATGGCGTGCGGTACGACCTCGAAGACGGTGCGTTCAAGGGCGGCACAATAAAGGCCGATGTGAAAGGCGGTTGTCTGCAAGGAAACGGGATCGTTCCAGCTTGCTCGTCGGATCACAATAACTTCCAGCCGCGGGTAGGCCTGGCGTGGAGCCCACATTATGAGAACGGTTTCATGCACACGCTGTTCGGCAACCCGGAGCAAACCGTAATACGAGGTTCATTCGCCGAAGTCACTCAGCTTGCCTATCTCAACGTGTCTCTCGATTCGTTGAACTTCGACGGTGTGAATCTGTTCACGACTACGTTCACCCAGCCGTCGGTTCTTGCCTTCTTCCCGAACCGGCCACCGGACAGCCTTCTCTCGACGCTAAGGGCACCCGGCTTCTTTGGCCGGCTGCGTCCGATTTCAAATGATCTGCGCAATCCGGAAGTCCGCCATTTCAATGCGTCGATCACTCGGCAGATCGGCCGGCGCCTCGTGTTGGATGTTGGCTACATTGGCGTGCTCGGATTCGGGCTGTTCGGCGAGCGCGACACAAACTTCCCGATTATCAAGGCCGACCCGCGACATCCGGGCTTCTTCTATTTCGGCCAGAGACCGGATGAGCGGCTCGACGCGGTGCGCACAAACGAGAACTCGCGCACCTCTGCCTATCACGGACTGGTGGTGAGCGCCACGAAGCGGCTGTCCCATCACTTCCAATTTCAGGGAGGCTACGTGCTCTCGAAGCAGCTTTCCTCATCCGAGGACTTCTTCGGTCTTTCTGAGCCTGGCGATGTGGCCAATATTCGCGCAGAGCGCGCGTTGGCGCAGAGCGACACACGGCATCAGGGGAACTTTGGCTTTGTGTTTGATACCGAGCGGCTCTCCGGCAGATCGGTCGTCAAACACATAGTCAATAACTGGACGATTGGCGCCATCGGGCAACTCCAGTCAGGACGGCCTTACCCAGTATCGACAGGAGACGTGCCGTTCGCTACATCGGCCTTCTTCGGCGCCGGCAACGAGAGTCAGCAGCGCCCGAACGTGCTGCCGGACGGGACTCTTATTTCGACCAACATTGCCTCAGCTTTCCAGACTAACTTGAATGTGAGCGAGGCGGGCCGCGCCATATGCAACTGCCCGCAGACAACATTCCTGGCTCCGGCGGATGCAGACCCGCGTGGCTCCGTCGACACGTTCAGCGGCGACCTCGTTGACTTCCAATTCGTCAACGGCAACCTGGTCAGGAACGCCGGCAAGGGCAGTCCCTACATTCGCTTCGATATGTCGTTTATCAAGGCGTTTCCGATCCGGGAGAGGATGCGTCTGGAGGTGAAGGCCGACGTCTTCAACATCTTCAACCATCCGCTCTTCCTCCTGTTCAACACTAACGACGTGCTTAGCCTGATGGCGCCTTCCGCTGATCCGAACTGCCGCGTGTGCCTCAACGCGCACACCGGCCGGTACATCGGCCGCGATGGCCGTGAGCTGAAGATTCAGGACTTGCAGAACGGTCGTGTAAGTCGCGATTTGCTGACCCCAAACTTCGGCCCATCCCTCCAGGGTCTCGGGGATCCGGCTGCGACCGACATATCGCGGACGGTTCAGGTGTCCATGCGATTCAGGTGGTAA
- a CDS encoding carboxypeptidase regulatory-like domain-containing protein → MRNQYKRLLVSMVSLALIVMSLAPLTLAAQEPTGGIEGTVTDPQGAVIPNATISIRNTGTNATRTATAGDDGHYKASSLPPGVYEVKVTGQGFKSQVATGVTVEVGRTTPLDVKLEIGGSSETITVTGGGEAQIDRTDNTVSGVVGTVQIQNLPLNGRNFLDLARLQPGAETVDGGSFDPTKANYTGVSIGGQAGRSTQITVDGGSVVDNVVGTTVQNFSQEIVQEFQVGLSNVDLSTGASAAGSVNIVTKGGTNQYHGNGYFYWRDARFASFPALDRLDAAHGLPPDLQRARIPFDREQFGGTFGGPLKKDKAFFFANVEYNNQDDISIHNQTPGLVGFNGFTGKPFNGLLATGRVDYKWNDKTSLFFRYSHDNNDQQAPFAPGTGILPRDSASGIFQTNDQIDLNRSDGGVFGMTRSLSATMINDFRYSINDFHNRIDPASPGVPELRVINPDQNWKSGANYITPQVTDQRRNQIRDDLTWSKGKHSIRFGIDWERTTIDGQFAFAKPSRVRIYGPGFGSPIPVLATEADFLNSPAYDITLGVGDDLLPFNTSAGVTANNRFQFYGTDAWKISRNVTFNFGLAYRYDTNLWNHDQGHPAIVAPLFGKGTSASPPDKNNIAPRSGFAWDIGGNGHTVIRGGVGIYYDTAIDNLRLFERADLGPAGAELFLVGAAITSNLLPGGDGRFALSPTSTSYITLGNLLPKLAAIRKDVESRAFNCTLPTSIECFHAVSGPLFSTEFQIPYSLQYAIGIQKQLPGKMVLQADFNYRKGVHEVLVYDANFFSAVNKAGNPSPTVSSIDFAVPYADSSAFSVYKALLVRLDRRFDQGFQMTASYTMSRLRNFGGDALGLGQTISNRNDFAAEYGPGGLDRTHRLVVSAVWEMPYFKDSSSAFKKQVLGGWTASVISTAMSGLPFSAFLPDGVDLFGSGSFFSYLPGTKPGDIGRDINSLSKLNEIISNYNANRNSFAARIEGGVPVDPQGTELRELALLPEGTRMGGDSVLSQDVRLTKTFRMSESKHLDLIGEVFNLFNVANLTNIASTTIPAKDDISGPGDFVTYKPTQRTTNIFGTGGSRSFQFALKFTF, encoded by the coding sequence ATGAGAAATCAGTACAAGCGACTGCTGGTGAGTATGGTCTCGCTGGCATTGATAGTGATGAGTCTTGCGCCGCTTACGTTAGCGGCCCAAGAGCCTACCGGAGGTATCGAAGGAACCGTGACCGACCCGCAGGGCGCGGTTATTCCGAACGCGACGATTAGTATCCGCAATACCGGCACGAATGCTACCCGCACCGCCACCGCCGGTGATGACGGTCATTATAAGGCTTCGTCCCTGCCCCCCGGCGTCTATGAAGTAAAAGTGACCGGGCAGGGTTTCAAATCGCAAGTGGCCACCGGGGTGACCGTTGAAGTCGGCAGAACCACGCCTCTCGATGTGAAGCTTGAAATCGGTGGCAGTTCCGAAACGATCACCGTCACTGGCGGCGGCGAAGCGCAGATCGACCGAACCGATAACACCGTATCCGGCGTCGTCGGCACTGTGCAGATCCAGAACCTGCCGCTCAACGGCCGCAACTTCCTGGACCTTGCGCGACTGCAGCCTGGGGCCGAAACCGTTGACGGGGGAAGCTTCGATCCGACCAAGGCAAACTACACCGGTGTTTCAATCGGAGGCCAGGCCGGCCGGTCGACCCAGATCACGGTAGACGGCGGCTCGGTAGTTGACAACGTCGTCGGCACGACCGTTCAGAACTTCTCGCAGGAGATCGTGCAGGAGTTTCAGGTCGGCCTATCGAACGTTGATCTTTCAACCGGAGCATCGGCGGCTGGCTCGGTTAACATCGTCACCAAGGGCGGCACGAACCAGTATCATGGCAATGGCTACTTTTACTGGAGAGATGCGAGATTTGCATCGTTCCCGGCGCTCGATCGCCTGGACGCGGCACACGGCTTACCGCCTGACTTGCAGAGGGCTCGAATACCGTTTGACCGCGAGCAGTTCGGCGGGACCTTCGGCGGCCCGCTCAAGAAAGACAAAGCCTTCTTCTTTGCCAACGTCGAATACAACAACCAGGACGACATCTCCATACACAATCAGACCCCTGGCCTGGTCGGCTTTAACGGCTTCACCGGCAAACCGTTCAACGGGCTACTGGCAACAGGCCGGGTCGATTACAAATGGAACGACAAGACGTCACTGTTCTTCCGCTACTCGCATGACAACAATGATCAACAGGCGCCTTTCGCGCCTGGCACCGGCATCCTGCCGAGGGATAGTGCCAGCGGGATCTTCCAAACAAACGATCAAATTGATCTCAATCGCTCGGATGGCGGCGTTTTTGGCATGACGCGAAGCCTCTCGGCGACTATGATCAATGACTTCCGTTACTCCATCAACGACTTCCACAACCGGATTGATCCGGCGTCGCCGGGCGTCCCCGAGCTGCGGGTAATCAACCCCGATCAGAACTGGAAGTCGGGCGCGAACTACATCACGCCCCAGGTGACCGATCAGCGCCGCAACCAGATTCGGGATGACTTGACCTGGTCGAAGGGCAAGCACTCAATTCGTTTCGGCATCGACTGGGAGCGCACAACAATCGATGGTCAGTTTGCATTTGCCAAACCGTCTCGCGTCCGAATCTATGGGCCTGGCTTTGGCAGCCCGATACCGGTGCTCGCGACAGAGGCAGACTTCCTCAATTCTCCTGCGTACGACATCACCCTCGGCGTCGGCGACGACCTGTTGCCCTTCAACACGTCTGCGGGTGTGACCGCCAACAACCGCTTCCAGTTCTACGGAACCGACGCTTGGAAGATCTCTCGCAACGTCACATTCAACTTCGGTCTGGCATATCGCTATGACACAAACCTGTGGAATCACGATCAGGGTCATCCTGCGATAGTGGCCCCGCTGTTTGGCAAGGGAACCAGCGCAAGCCCGCCCGATAAGAACAACATCGCTCCGCGCTCGGGTTTTGCGTGGGACATCGGCGGCAATGGCCACACAGTCATACGTGGCGGCGTCGGGATATACTACGACACTGCGATTGACAACCTTCGGTTGTTTGAGCGCGCAGACCTCGGCCCTGCAGGGGCGGAACTGTTCCTCGTCGGCGCTGCGATCACCAGCAACCTGCTGCCGGGTGGCGACGGTCGTTTTGCCCTCAGCCCGACCTCGACCAGCTACATAACGCTGGGCAACTTGTTGCCGAAACTCGCCGCGATTCGCAAAGACGTCGAGTCACGCGCGTTTAACTGCACGCTCCCGACGTCGATCGAATGCTTCCACGCCGTATCAGGGCCGCTCTTCTCGACCGAATTCCAGATACCGTACTCATTGCAGTACGCTATCGGCATTCAGAAACAGTTGCCCGGCAAGATGGTGTTGCAGGCAGACTTCAACTATCGGAAGGGCGTGCACGAGGTACTTGTGTACGACGCCAACTTCTTCTCCGCGGTAAACAAGGCTGGTAATCCGTCGCCGACCGTCTCAAGCATTGATTTCGCTGTGCCTTATGCGGACTCGTCAGCTTTCTCAGTCTACAAAGCGCTGTTGGTCCGGCTGGACCGCCGGTTCGACCAGGGCTTCCAAATGACCGCCAGCTACACGATGTCGCGTCTTAGGAACTTTGGGGGTGATGCCCTGGGTCTTGGCCAGACTATTTCCAACCGAAATGATTTCGCCGCAGAGTATGGCCCGGGCGGACTCGATCGAACGCATCGCCTGGTAGTCAGCGCCGTGTGGGAGATGCCCTACTTCAAGGACAGTTCCTCAGCGTTCAAGAAGCAGGTTCTGGGGGGATGGACTGCATCGGTCATCTCGACGGCCATGAGCGGGCTGCCATTCAGCGCGTTCCTACCAGACGGAGTAGATCTGTTCGGGAGCGGCTCGTTCTTCTCCTACCTGCCCGGGACCAAACCTGGAGACATAGGGCGCGATATCAATTCTCTGAGCAAGCTAAATGAGATCATCAGCAACTACAATGCGAACAGGAATTCGTTTGCGGCTCGCATTGAAGGCGGTGTGCCGGTTGATCCTCAGGGCACCGAGCTACGCGAGCTTGCGCTGCTTCCCGAGGGAACGCGGATGGGCGGCGACTCGGTCCTCTCGCAGGATGTTCGTTTGACCAAGACATTCCGAATGTCCGAGTCCAAACATTTGGACCTCATTGGCGAGGTCTTCAATCTTTTCAATGTTGCAAACTTGACCAACATAGCATCCACCACCATTCCGGCTAAAGATGACATATCGGGCCCTGGGGACTTCGTCACGTACAAACCGACCCAGCGCACGACGAACATCTTCGGCACGGGCGGCTCTCGATCCTTCCAGTTCGCATTGAAGTTCACCTTCTAA